The Drosophila nasuta strain 15112-1781.00 chromosome 2L, ASM2355853v1, whole genome shotgun sequence genome window below encodes:
- the LOC132799000 gene encoding nucleolar protein 10 — protein sequence MFVNEVNDVKIYNLSAGKSVPDWLTDRRKRSQLMKKGDSRRQIELIQDFDMPGVCTSIRMSPDQQYILATGTYKPRVKCFEVSNLSIKFERCFDSEVTTFEVISDDYSKMVFLQCDRYVEIHAAHGRHYRLRIPRFGRDMKYHKPSCDMFIVGVGRDIYRLNLERGQFLQPYETDASCLNACEVNPEHHLLVVGTKEGTVEAWDPRSKQRCATLDVAMKLPGVKEFPSVTALKFRNGLHMGVGTASGHVLLYDIRSRQPLLTKNHLNNLPIKRLAFNPAQNAVYSLDEATLKLWDEQTGKQIAYVESTTSFNDFCTIPDSGMFFLAQEDVKMLTYYVPAMGPAPRWCAFLDNLTEEIESEVVENVYDDYQFVTQKELAELGMEHLIGSNLLKGYMHGYFMNVRLYNKAKSVVEPFAFDRFRKEKVRQEIESERKSRLQIESKLPKVNKELALKIMDEQANPSNSAKQRNVPNLLQDSRFKAMFENTDFAVNKEAEEYRLLAPVLNRLDKSKAKELKQRIEVAHVAELHADEVQTREESDNDEDLFGFEKSNSEESSGDEASSDDDDRREYVKEMKQAYKQVKQQCDEEEQAENGEEEPDGPDDYVSPLANVNGDSNSNTSAPPLNKLNFKLTAIDKEQGNTELQRRIKQVSLQDRVRVMTSLEGQVTNVGRSIGNRQMTFEINREKKSQHIAKKREAELKKHREERRGIVRPIKSLKLKKVNFK from the exons ATGTTTGTCAACGAAGTGAATGATGTGAAAATCTACAACTTGAGCGCCGGCAAATCGGTGCCAGAT TGGCTTACCGACCGTCGCAAGCGCTCACAGCTTATGAAAAAGGGGGATTCTCGTCGACAAATAGAGCTCATACAGGACTTCGATATGCCCGGCGTTTGCACCAGCATACGCATGAGTCCGGATCAGCAATATATTCTAGCCACCGGAACCTATAAGCCACGTGTTAAATGCTTTGAGGTTTCCAATCTTTCCATCAAATTCGAACGGTGTTTCGACTCGGAGGTGACCACATTTGAGGTGATTAGCGATGATTATAGTAAAATGGTGTTCCTCCAATGTGATCGATATGTTGAAATCCATGCCGCACATGGGCGTCACTACAGATTACGCATTCCGCGTTTCGGTCGCGATATGAAGTATCATAAACCCAGCTGTGATATGTTTATAGTGGGTGTGGGCAGG GATATTTATCGTCTGAACCTGGAGCGTGGTCAATTCCTACAGCCTTACGAGACAGATGCCAGCTGCCTGAATGCCTGCGAAGTGAATCCCGAGCATCATCTGCTTGTGGTGGGTACAAAAGAGGGCACAGTCGAGGCCTGGGATCCGCGCAGCAAGCAGCGTTGCGCCACCTTGGATGTGGCTATGAAACTGCCGGGCGTCAAAGAGTTTCCTTCTGTCACAGCACTTAAATTCCGCAATGGACTTCATATGGGCGTTGGCACTGCTTCTGGACATGTGCTGCTCTATGATATACGCTCTCGACAACCATTACTCACCAAAAATCATCTCAACAATTTGCCCATCAAGCGCTTGGCCTTTAATCCAGCTCAAAATGCTGTTTACAGCTTAGATGAGGCAACATTAAAGTTGTGGGATGAGCAAACGGGCAAACAAATAGCATACGTGGAGTCGACGACATCGTTCAATGATTTTTGCACTATTCCCGATTCGGGAATGTTCTTCCTGGCACAAGAGGATGTCAAAATGCTAACATACTATGTACCAGCCATGGGACCAGCGCCACGCTGGTGCGCATTCCTAGACAATCTCACTGAGGAGATTGAATCTGAGGTGGTGGAAAATGTCTACGATGACTATCAGTTTGTGACACAAAAGGAGCTCGCCGAACTGGGCATGGAACATTTGATTGGAAGTAATCTACTCAAGGGTTACATGCATGG ATACTTTATGAATGTTCGTCTTTACAACAAGGCCAAGTCTGTGGTAGAGCCGTTTGCCTTCGATCGCTTCCGCAAGGAGAAAGTGCGACAAGAGATTGAAAGTGAGCGCAAGTCACGCTTGCAAATCGAATCGAAGTTGCCAAAGGTCAACAAAGAGCTGGCCCTTAAGATTATGGATGAACAGGCGAATCCTTCAAACAGCGCCAAGCAACGCAATGTGCCCAATCTTTTGCAAGATTCTCGTTTCAAGGCCATGTTCGAAAACACCGATTTCGCTGTCAACAAAGAAGCTGAGGAATATCGCTTACTGGCTCCTGTGCTGAATCGCCTGGACAAATCAAAGGCCAAGGAGCTGAAGCAGCGCATTGAAGTTGCTCATGTCGCTGAACTACACGCGGATGAGGTGCAAACACGCGAAGAAAGTGATAACGATGAAGATTTGTTTGGCTTCGAGAAGAGCAATTCCGAGGAGAGCAGTGGTGATGAGGCATCCTCGGATGATGATGACCGACGAGAATATGTGAAGGAAATGAAACAGGCCTATAAACAAGTGAAACAACAGTGCGATGAAGAGGAACAGGCAGAGAACGGGGAAGAAGAACCTGATGGACCAGATGATTATGTGTCTCCACTGGCCAATGTCAATGGtgacagcaatagcaacactAGCGCACCACCATTGAATAAGCTGAACTTTAAACTAACAGCTATCGACAAAGAGCAGGGCAACACTGAGCTACAGCGTCGCATCAAGCAGGTCAGTCTGCAGGATCGTGTACGTGTCATGACTAGCTTGGAAGGCCAAGTGACAAATGTGGGCCGCTCAATTGGCAATCGACAAAtgacatttgaaataaacagGGAAAAGAAATCCCAGCACATTGCAAAGAAACGTGAGGCGGAACTGAAAAAGCATCGCGAAGAACGGCGCGGCATCGTGAGACCAATTAAATCGTTAAAACtgaaaaaagttaattttaagTAG
- the LOC132799003 gene encoding uncharacterized protein LOC132799003, producing MGAEQSALLVCTQTGKPENPLKLPNAEQYFQMYFDKMAEPRTGPVTEALLHLIANVPQQSLSEENENMYAKPLELGFGYQNDNLEEASDGKSEQETNVMSDESNSLDDSSDSDVSIEPISSHGNCNFKLIPLDLNPIDLLDIDDPKMQFQNEFVIRVGDLANEDS from the exons ATGGGTGCAGAGCAATCAGCATTGTTAGTCTGCACACAAACTGGAAAACCGGAAAATCCTCTCAAACTTCCCAATGCTGAGCAATATTTCCAAATGTATTTTGATAAAATGGCTGAACCTAGAACAGGACCTGTCACAGAAGCCCTGCTACATTTAATAGCGAACGTGCCACAACAGTCTTTAT CTGAAGAGAACGAAAATATGTATGCCAAACCTTTAGAGCTGGGTTTTGGGTACCAAAATGATAATTTAGAGGAAGCAAGTGATGGCAAATCGGAGCAAGAAACAAATGTTATGTCTGACGAATCCAATTCACTTGATGATTCTTCCGACAGTGATGTTAGTATAGAGCCCATTTCCAGTCATggcaattgtaattttaagCTAATTCCCTTGGATTTAAATCCAATTGATTTACTCGATATTGACGATCCTAAAATGCagtttcaaaatgaatttgttataCGAGTTGGTGACTTAGCCAATGAAGATAGTTGA